From a region of the Syngnathoides biaculeatus isolate LvHL_M chromosome 2, ASM1980259v1, whole genome shotgun sequence genome:
- the LOC133504481 gene encoding tyrosine-protein kinase SRK3-like isoform X2, translating to MEGCCRSCMPCFKRLWDRIWPDVRYPSVPNHVIANPAARSADIRTVSGAIRVPSPKKRPVQLYAALFDFEARSDDELTVREGDKLSVLEQRGDYVLAKKLTGSLQSGLIPANYVALLQDEFAKHKWYYGNINRTKAEKLLLAPQNKDGCFLVRISESHSDEYTISARSDGKVLHFRVQRSSIGAYFVSDKISFGTLGELVSYYQKNPRSLGVQLAEPCAQQRELYDMEPWERPREEFKLHRKLGEGHFGEVWEALWTAKNKRVAIKMLKQEDTKQDEFVKEVQALKNLHHPKLIQLLAMCSRGEPVYIVTELMCKGSLKSYLASAEGQVLTSAHLIYMGSQVAEGMAYLEDRNIVHRDLAARNILVGEDLVCKVADFGLARIIKDSVYTASRNTKIPVRWTAPEAAIYQKFSVKSDVWSFGVLLYEMMSRGKMPYEGKNNKQVLDLLSSGARLACPSRCPHNIYRIMMDCWAPEPSKRPSFHALHSQLDSIYSRMYFKTVEV from the exons ATGGAGGGCTGCTGCCGTTCTTGCATGCCGTGCTTCAAGCGGCTGTGGGACCGCATCTGGCCAGACGTCCGCTACCCGAGCGTGCCCAACCACGTAATTGCCAACCCGGCCGCGCGGTCCGCCGACATTCGGACGGTGTCGGGCGCCATCCGCGTGCCGTCGCCCAAAAAGAGGCCGGTGCAACTGTACGCGGCGCTCTTCGACTTCGAGGCCCGCAGCGACGACGAGCTGACGGTCCGGGAGGGGGACAAGCTTTCGGTTCTGGAGCAGCGGGGCGACTACGTCCTTGCCAAGAAACTGACCGGGTCTCTTCAGTCCGGACTCATCCCCGCTAACTACGTGGCGCTTCTCCAGGACGAGTTCGCCAAACACAA GTGGTACTACGGCAACATCAACCGCACTAAAGCCGAGAAGCTGCTGCTGGCCCCCCAGAACAAAGATGGCTGCTTCCTGGTGCGCATTAGTGAGAGTCACAGTGACGAGTACACCATCTCAG CCCGCAGCGACGGGAAGGTTCTCCACTTCCGGGTCCAGCGCTCGTCCATCGGTGCCTATTTCGTGTCGGACAAGATCTCCTTCGGGACGCTGGGCGAGCTGGTCTCGTACTATCAGAAGAACCCTCGCAGTCTGGGCGTGCAGCTGGCGGAGCCGTGTGCTCAGCAG CGGGAGCTTTACGACATGGAGCCTTGGGAGCGGCCTCGAGAGGAGTTCAAGCTGCACCGCAAGTTGGGCGAAGGTCACTTTGGGGAAGTCTGGGAAGCGCTGTGGACGGCGAAGAACAAGCGAGTAGCCATCAAGATGCTCAAGCAAG AGGACACCAAACAGGACGAGTTTGTGAAGGAAGTGCAGGCGCTGAAGAACCTCCACCACCCCAAACTGATCCAGCTGCTGGCCATGTGCTCACGAGGAGAACCTGTCTACATCGTCACTGAGCTGATGTGCAAAGGAAGCCTCAAGTCCTACCTGGCCT CTGCCGAAGGCCAGGTTTTGACCTCGGCGCACCTCATCTACATGGGCAGTCAGGTGGCGGAGGGCATGGCCTACCTGGAGGACCGAAACATCGTCCACAGAGACCTGGCGGCCAGAAACATCCTGGTGGGCGAGGACCTGGTCTGCAAGGTGGCGGACTTTGGACTGGCTCGCATTATCAAG GACAGCGTGTACACGGCTAGCCGGAACACCAAGATTCCCGTCCGGTGGACGGCGCCCGAGGCCGCCATCTACCAAAAGTTCTCGGTCAAGTCTGACGTGTGGTCTTTTGGCGTTCTACTCTACGAGATGATGTCGCGTGGCAAAATGCCCTACGAAG GCAAAAACAACAAGCAGGTGTTGGACCTGCTGTCGTCGGGTGCCCGACTGGCGTGCCCGAGCAGATGTCCTCACAACATCTACCGCATCATGATGGACTGCTGGGCGCCGGAGCCTTCCAAGAGGCCCTCCTTCCACGCTTTGCACAGTCAGCTGGACTCCATTTACTCTCGCATGTACTTCAAGACCGTTGAGGTGTGA
- the urp2 gene encoding urotensin II-related peptide, translating to MMLIVSAQVQAAPTERDLAKARNPLPALIHLSAAPRSSALAQSDLLQRRLPDDRATGRVDGPTLGTFAAGGRRWASGTAASEKRVQMLKMISVLEGMQRTFNSTLNARIAFLPRASARNSGRKNKMAAATSTTGPPPPANSTASGASAGVLVPSHTGRNPRKSLPPQSKKTNKRVCFWKYCSQN from the exons ATGATGCTGATTGTCAGCGCACAAGTCCAGGCGGCACCCACGGAGAGAG ATCTAGCGAAAGCTCGGAATCCTCTCCCTGCTCTTATTCATTTATCGGCAGCCCCGAGGTCTTCGGCCTTGGCTCAGAGCGACCTCCTCCAACGCCGTCTTCCCGACGACAGAGCGACCGGACGGGTTGATGGACCTACCTTGGGGACGTTCGCCGCCGGAGGCAGGCGCTGGGCGTCTGGGACCGCTGCCTCTGAGAAGCGAGTCCAGATGCTGAAGATGATCTCGGTGTTGGAGGGGATGCAGCGGACATTCAACAGCACGCTGAACGCAAGAATCGCCTTCCTGCCGCGAG CAAGTGCCAGAAATTCAGGccgcaaaaataaaatg GCTGCGGCAACGTCCACCACGGGCCCGCCGCCACCTGCCAACAGCACCGCGTCCGGAGCCAGCGCCGGCGTCCTGGTGCCCAGCCATACTGGCCGCAACCCCCGCAAGTCACTCCCGCCGCAGTCCAAGAAGACCAACAAAAGAG TGTGTTTCTGGAAGTACTGCTCCCAGAACTGA
- the ptk6b gene encoding protein-tyrosine kinase 6b, producing MRERYKRNERLRGIIWQSPRSAFLEFQQRHYRSNRCRQPVPLRAFLLVVLDRRSFMLECLRSVCPALWQRLYGDKNAKVDGKTASDPKVSPPPRPPPADEDETGSTYEAMWDFQRRNSNELTFQMGDLFKVRSRSDDWWTVDRLDETGNPLDGGVVPANYLTKTNTSGLVEPWNFGTMNRVEAQSHLMAPGNGPGAFLIRSSENHVGYVLSVRSSCRVKHFKITQTPDGRFDLDGLQQFTSLSHLVAHYCNNRLRLSNEDMLGEPCRPRQPLSEVTFPDNEWELPKEEFTLEDKLGSGFFADVYRGWWKSHIRVAVKIIKNDSELDHSEFQREVQILKRLRHRHLISLFAICTASSPYYIITELMEKGSLLNLLRSSEGQQQDMSSLLDMAGQVADGMSYLEEHNFVHRDLAARNVLVGEDYICKVADFGLTQIIKEPVYFAYQKTIPHKWSAPEVITHRKFSVKSDVWSFGVLLYEMLTYGGVPYPGLSGQEADELVSGGYRMPAPPACPPFLYEIMCKCWHADPALRPDFWQLKEQMYNIYEADGGGYMP from the exons ATGCGGGAAAGATATAAACGGAATGAGCGTTTGCGTGGTATAATCTGGCAGAGTCCCCGATCGGCATTCCTAGAATTCCAGCAGCGTCACTACCGGTCCAACAGGTGCCGTCAACCAGTCCCTTTGAGGGCATTTCTTCTTGTTGTGCTTGATCGCCGGTCATTCATGCTCGAATGCCTGCGTAGCGTGTGCCCGGCTCTCTGGCAGAGGCTCTATGgggacaaaaatgcaaaagtgGACGGCAAGACTGCCTCCGATCCGAAAGTGTCCCCGCCACCGCGACCGCCACCAGCTGATGAGGACGAGACCGGTAGTACTTATGAGGCCATGTGGGATTTCCAGCGCCGGAACTCGAACGAGTTGACGTTCCAGATGGGGGACCTGTTCAAGGTCCGGAGCCGCAGTGATGACTGGTGGACCGTGGACAGGTTGGACGAGACCGGCAACCCGCTCGACGGCGGCGTTGTGCCTGCAAACTACCTGACAAAAACTAATACCAGTGGGCTGGTGGAACC atggAATTTTGGGACCATGAACCGCGTAGAAGCCCAAAGTCACCTCATGGCACCTGGAAACGGACCGGGAGCATTTCTTATCCGATCCAGTGAAAACCACGTCGGATACGTCCTTTCAG TGCGTTCCAGCTGCCGGGTGAAACACTTCAAGATCACCCAAACTCCTGACGGCCGCTTCGACCTGGATGGCCTGCAGCAGTTTACGTCATTGAGCCACTTGGTGGCGCACTACTGCAACAACCGCCTCCGTCTCAGCAACGAGGACATGCTGGGCGAACCCTGCAGGCCC AGGCAACCCCTGTCAGAGGTCACCTTCCCGGACAATGAGTGGGAACTTCCCAAAGAGGAGTTCACTTTGGAGGACAAGCTGGGAAGCGGCTTCTTTGCGGACGTCTACCGAGGGTGGTGGAAGTCGCACATTCGCGTGGCCGTCAAGATCATCAAGAATG ATTCGGAACTGGACCACTCGGAGTTCCAGAGGGAGGTGCAGATCCTCAAGCGTCTGCGCCACCGTCACCTTATCTCACTGTTCGCCATCTGCACTGCCTCCTCACCGTATTACATCATCACCGAGCTGATGGAGAAAGGAAGCCTGCTCAACCTGCTTAGAA GTTCCGAGGGTCAGCAGCAGGATATGAGCTCACTGCTGGATATGGCCGGCCAGGTGGCCGACGGGATGTCGTACCTGGAGGAGCACAATTTCGTTCACAGAGACCTGGCGGCCCGGAATGTTCTGGTGGGAGAAGACTACATCTGCAAGGTGGCGGACTTTGGACTGACCCAAATCATCAAG GAGCCCGTTTACTTCGCGTACCAGAAAACCATTCCGCACAAATGGAGCGCGCCGGAGGTCATCACCCACAGGAAGTTCTCGGTCAAGTCCGACGTGTGGTCCTTTGGTGTCTTGCTCTACGAGATGCTCACATACGGAGGCGTGCCCTACCCAG GTCTGAGTGGCCAGGAAGCGGACGAGCTGGTCAGTGGGGGCTACAGGATGCCGGCGCCGCCCGCTTGTCCGCCCTTCCTCTACGAAATCATGTGCAAATGCTGGCACGCCGATCCCGCCCTGCGGCCTGACTTCTGGCAGCTGAAGGAGCAAATGTACAACATCTACGAGGCGGACGGTGGCGGCTACATGCCGTGA